A stretch of Roseibium porphyridii DNA encodes these proteins:
- the ptsN gene encoding PTS IIA-like nitrogen regulatory protein PtsN — translation MDLSDLLGKDAVIAGLKAKSKKQAIQELAAKAAELTGLSEREIFDTLLQRERLGSTGVGHGIAIPHGKLTRLDKLVGLFAKLTKPVDFDSLDDQPVDLVFLLLAPESAGADHLKALARIARQLRDVDVTQGLRASGDAEEIYALLTQPIASSNAA, via the coding sequence ATGGATCTTAGTGATCTTCTGGGTAAAGACGCAGTCATTGCCGGACTGAAAGCGAAGAGCAAGAAACAGGCAATTCAAGAGTTGGCCGCAAAGGCGGCGGAACTGACTGGTCTTTCCGAACGTGAGATTTTCGATACGCTGCTGCAACGCGAGCGTTTGGGCTCTACGGGTGTCGGTCACGGCATAGCGATCCCGCATGGCAAGCTGACGCGTCTCGACAAACTGGTTGGCCTCTTCGCCAAACTGACGAAGCCGGTTGATTTCGATTCCCTGGATGACCAACCTGTCGATCTGGTTTTCCTGCTGCTCGCGCCAGAGAGCGCGGGTGCTGATCATCTGAAGGCGCTGGCACGCATCGCGCGCCAGTTGCGAGATGTCGACGTAACCCAGGGCTTGCGCGCGTCTGGCGATGCGGAAGAGATTTATGCGTTGTTGACCCAGCCGATTGCGTCATCCAACGCGGCTTGA
- a CDS encoding c-type cytochrome, which produces MKLGQTGIALLGTLVAVGTALAHTGATGIVKERMDAMSEIGDHVKAVGTMLKSGELDLARVSVAGEAIAKHGGAAMLKLFPEDSLHPPTEASSAIWTEWAKFQTLADDLQVAALTLKSTADEGGDKSQVAEAFGTLGNTCKSCHEAFRIKK; this is translated from the coding sequence ATGAAATTGGGACAAACAGGAATTGCACTGCTGGGTACCCTGGTTGCGGTGGGGACGGCATTGGCGCATACCGGCGCAACTGGCATCGTCAAGGAGCGCATGGATGCAATGTCCGAAATCGGAGATCACGTGAAGGCTGTCGGCACCATGTTGAAGTCCGGCGAGCTGGATCTGGCCCGGGTATCGGTTGCTGGTGAAGCTATTGCAAAACATGGCGGTGCAGCCATGTTGAAGCTCTTCCCTGAAGACAGCCTGCATCCGCCAACAGAGGCAAGTTCCGCGATCTGGACGGAATGGGCGAAGTTTCAAACACTTGCCGATGATCTTCAGGTTGCCGCGTTGACTTTGAAAAGCACGGCCGACGAAGGTGGAGACAAATCACAGGTCGCCGAGGCCTTCGGCACACTCGGGAACACCTGCAAAAGCTGTCACGAGGCGTTTCGCATCAAGAAGTGA
- the mdoH gene encoding glucans biosynthesis glucosyltransferase MdoH — protein sequence MSISEKTAANMTTRRIVFSFLLLVSFVGLAALMTVTLSPGGYSALDLFILVCFMITLPWTIIGFWNAVIGLSIMRLSKNPVEAVCPIDHGDPNARLNSSTALLSCVRDEDAESLEVNLSAMVSQLIRAGQAENFTLYVLSDTSMDDIALQEQQMTARLSERFEGQMDVVYRRRTDNKGFKAGNIEDFCDRWGDQHDFALVLDADSFMSVEAITGLVRRMEANPNVGILQSLVVGLPTDSAFARIFQFGMRLGMRSYTIGSAWWQGDCGPYWGHNAVLRLKPFKEHCRLPELPGKGPLSGAILSHDQVEAVLMRRAGYEVRVLPLETGSYEVNPPHLLEFIRRDLRWCQGNLQYRRLLNMPDLKPVSRAQLALAILMFLGSPAWIGFMTAAAVLGMVTDYMPYRPDTGALLFFSVLTMVFAPKLATVADVLARADLRKAFGGPVRVLLSVGAEILYAAMIAPVMAVAHTLFMGGLLFGKTIGWGAQARGVRRLPVALALQKLWPQTLFGSAGLLWLTGQPIGLVWPVIPVAVGPLLASVIAVGTSTKTLGKLAIRSTLWRIPEESSPPPELADLHLPALTKGQVPPADQQGLVQGDAKPAEA from the coding sequence ATGTCTATTTCCGAAAAAACAGCCGCGAATATGACGACGCGAAGGATTGTCTTCTCTTTCCTTCTTCTCGTGAGCTTTGTGGGCCTCGCGGCGCTGATGACAGTGACCCTTTCACCGGGCGGCTATTCCGCGCTCGATCTGTTTATTCTCGTCTGTTTCATGATCACGCTTCCCTGGACGATCATCGGCTTCTGGAATGCGGTGATCGGCCTTTCGATCATGCGGCTCTCCAAGAACCCTGTAGAGGCTGTCTGCCCGATCGACCATGGCGATCCCAACGCACGCCTTAATAGCTCCACGGCTTTGCTTTCCTGTGTGCGCGATGAAGACGCAGAAAGCCTTGAAGTCAATCTGAGCGCCATGGTCTCCCAACTGATCCGGGCAGGCCAGGCAGAGAACTTTACGCTTTACGTCTTGAGTGACACGTCGATGGACGACATCGCGTTGCAGGAGCAGCAGATGACGGCCCGCCTGTCCGAGCGCTTCGAAGGCCAGATGGACGTGGTTTACCGGCGGCGCACCGACAACAAAGGCTTCAAGGCAGGCAACATCGAAGATTTCTGTGATCGGTGGGGCGACCAACATGACTTCGCGCTGGTGCTGGATGCTGACAGTTTCATGTCTGTCGAAGCGATTACCGGGCTCGTCAGACGTATGGAAGCCAATCCGAATGTTGGCATCCTGCAAAGCCTTGTGGTCGGCCTGCCGACCGACAGTGCGTTTGCACGTATTTTCCAGTTCGGCATGCGGCTTGGCATGCGCTCCTACACTATTGGCAGCGCCTGGTGGCAAGGCGATTGCGGACCTTACTGGGGTCACAATGCGGTTTTGCGCCTAAAGCCTTTCAAGGAACATTGCCGGTTGCCTGAGTTACCCGGCAAGGGGCCACTTTCCGGCGCGATCCTGTCCCATGACCAGGTGGAAGCTGTTCTGATGCGGCGCGCTGGCTACGAAGTTCGGGTTCTGCCGCTCGAAACCGGCAGCTATGAGGTCAATCCTCCTCATCTTCTGGAGTTTATCCGCCGCGACCTGCGCTGGTGTCAGGGTAACCTGCAATACCGCCGGCTTTTGAACATGCCGGATCTCAAGCCTGTCAGCCGTGCGCAATTGGCACTCGCCATTTTGATGTTCCTCGGGTCTCCGGCCTGGATCGGCTTCATGACCGCGGCGGCTGTCCTTGGCATGGTGACCGACTATATGCCCTATCGCCCGGATACCGGAGCACTGCTCTTTTTCTCGGTGTTGACCATGGTGTTTGCGCCCAAGCTGGCTACGGTCGCCGATGTGCTTGCACGCGCAGACCTGCGCAAGGCATTTGGCGGTCCGGTGCGCGTGCTGCTCAGCGTTGGCGCTGAAATCCTTTATGCCGCGATGATCGCGCCGGTGATGGCCGTTGCCCATACACTCTTCATGGGCGGCTTGCTGTTCGGAAAAACCATCGGATGGGGCGCCCAGGCGCGCGGTGTCCGTCGGTTGCCCGTGGCCCTCGCACTTCAAAAACTCTGGCCGCAAACGCTTTTCGGCAGTGCAGGACTTCTCTGGCTGACCGGTCAGCCTATCGGGCTCGTCTGGCCAGTCATTCCGGTCGCCGTCGGTCCGTTGCTGGCATCGGTCATTGCGGTTGGCACTTCAACCAAGACACTGGGCAAGCTTGCAATACGGTCGACGCTCTGGCGCATACCGGAGGAAAGCTCTCCACCACCGGAACTCGCTGACCTGCATCTGCCGGCGCTCACCAAAGGCCAGGTCCCTCCTGCAGACCAACAGGGCCTTGTCCAGGGAGACGCCAAGCCAGCAGAGGCTTGA
- the hpf gene encoding ribosome hibernation-promoting factor, HPF/YfiA family — MALRISGKHVDVGDALREHITDRIEDALSKYFTGGFTGHVTLSREGNGFKSECSLHLDTGIVLQVSAQDQDPRNSFDAAADKIEKRLRRYKRKLKDHHGHNGNGREAFEAASYVLASPDEDEEVPADFNPLVIAETSAKVKTMTVGMAVMELDLTEAPVVLFKNAANGGVNVVYRRSDGNIGWIDPALVANEAAE, encoded by the coding sequence ATGGCTTTGCGGATTTCGGGTAAGCATGTTGATGTGGGCGATGCATTGCGCGAGCACATCACTGACCGAATCGAGGACGCCTTATCGAAGTATTTCACAGGCGGCTTCACAGGCCACGTCACACTCAGCAGGGAAGGTAACGGCTTCAAGTCAGAATGCAGCCTGCATCTGGACACCGGCATTGTGCTTCAGGTGTCCGCACAGGATCAGGACCCGCGGAACAGCTTTGACGCTGCTGCTGACAAGATTGAAAAACGTTTGCGGCGCTACAAGCGCAAACTGAAGGACCATCACGGCCATAATGGCAATGGCCGGGAAGCTTTTGAGGCAGCATCCTACGTTCTGGCGTCCCCGGACGAGGATGAGGAAGTGCCGGCAGACTTCAATCCACTTGTGATTGCAGAAACCTCGGCAAAAGTGAAGACAATGACTGTCGGAATGGCGGTCATGGAGCTTGATTTGACCGAAGCACCGGTTGTCCTGTTCAAAAATGCGGCAAATGGCGGTGTCAATGTTGTTTATCGCCGGTCCGATGGCAATATTGGGTGGATAGACCCGGCACTGGTAGCCAATGAGGCTGCCGAATAA
- the cueR gene encoding Cu(I)-responsive transcriptional regulator, with translation MNIGSAAEQSGLPVKTIRYYEDIGLVLPQRSENGYREFSSSDLERLKFLQRARSLGFSIEECRELLSLYGDRNRASADVKKLTQAKIREVDRKIGELKSLKRVLSDLAEACHGDNRPDCPIIDDLAGQRPAAVDGLKEKGK, from the coding sequence ATGAATATCGGATCAGCAGCTGAACAAAGCGGGTTACCGGTCAAGACCATCCGATATTATGAAGACATCGGACTGGTGCTCCCGCAGCGGAGCGAAAACGGTTACCGGGAATTCTCAAGTTCTGATCTGGAGCGGCTTAAATTTCTTCAAAGGGCGCGAAGCCTCGGATTTTCAATAGAAGAGTGCCGTGAGTTGCTGTCGCTTTATGGCGACAGGAACCGTGCCAGTGCGGACGTCAAGAAACTGACACAGGCGAAAATCCGTGAGGTCGATCGCAAGATTGGCGAGCTGAAATCGTTGAAACGGGTTCTCTCTGATCTTGCGGAAGCCTGTCACGGCGACAATCGGCCCGACTGCCCGATAATTGATGATCTCGCAGGGCAAAGGCCTGCCGCAGTTGACGGCCTCAAGGAAAAGGGCAAGTGA
- a CDS encoding c-type cytochrome, protein MTVRRLAVVAVGLATILVLALATQFNDTGERKYPGQGVPMVKVTIPALSEQARTGQKLFQENCSACHGDNAVGKEGFGPPLVHRIYEPNHHSDGAFFVAAKQGVRAHHWPFGDMPPVQNASPRDVERIVVFVRELQRANGIY, encoded by the coding sequence GTGACGGTGCGGAGATTGGCTGTTGTCGCGGTTGGGCTGGCGACAATTCTGGTCTTGGCTCTCGCCACACAATTCAATGACACCGGTGAACGTAAATATCCAGGGCAAGGTGTGCCGATGGTCAAAGTCACCATTCCGGCGTTGTCGGAACAGGCCAGAACGGGGCAAAAATTGTTTCAGGAAAACTGTTCGGCGTGCCATGGCGACAATGCCGTAGGAAAAGAAGGTTTCGGCCCACCGCTCGTTCACAGGATCTACGAGCCAAATCACCACAGTGACGGAGCATTCTTTGTTGCGGCCAAACAAGGCGTCAGAGCGCATCATTGGCCGTTTGGCGACATGCCTCCGGTGCAAAACGCCAGCCCGCGGGACGTTGAGCGCATTGTGGTCTTTGTTCGAGAACTCCAACGCGCGAACGGGATCTACTAG
- a CDS encoding ribonuclease D → MTIRYHKGDLPDLSAYEKASAVAVDSETLGLNPHRDRLCVVQLSPGDGSADVVQIARGQADAPNLAALMTDPSKPKIFHFARFDVAVLKHYLDIRVSPVWCTKIASKLVRTYTDRHGLKDITRELLGVELSKQQQSSDWAAETLSDAQLAYAASDVLYLHDLRDRLQAMLKREEREHIAKACFDFLPTRAELDLKGWEDNDIFAHS, encoded by the coding sequence ATGACCATCCGCTACCACAAGGGAGATCTCCCTGATCTGAGCGCTTACGAAAAGGCAAGTGCAGTAGCGGTCGATTCCGAAACGCTTGGCCTCAATCCTCATCGTGACAGGCTCTGTGTCGTTCAGCTTTCACCTGGCGACGGGTCCGCAGATGTGGTTCAGATCGCGCGCGGTCAGGCAGATGCGCCCAACCTTGCCGCATTGATGACAGATCCATCGAAACCGAAGATTTTTCATTTTGCCAGATTTGATGTTGCCGTCTTGAAGCACTATCTGGATATCCGTGTGTCACCTGTCTGGTGCACCAAAATTGCGTCGAAGCTGGTGCGCACATACACAGATCGTCATGGTTTGAAGGACATTACCCGCGAGCTGCTTGGAGTGGAACTTTCCAAACAGCAGCAGAGTTCCGATTGGGCGGCCGAGACTTTGTCTGATGCACAATTGGCCTATGCGGCGTCAGATGTGCTCTATCTTCATGATCTGAGGGATCGGCTCCAGGCGATGCTCAAGCGGGAAGAACGTGAACACATCGCCAAAGCATGCTTTGACTTTTTGCCGACGCGTGCCGAACTTGATCTTAAGGGATGGGAAGACAATGACATCTTTGCGCATTCCTGA
- the lptC gene encoding LPS export ABC transporter periplasmic protein LptC yields MVRILRWLLPGIGLLILGGMVALVVLFNFLNSFGAANMMLTSEGLVMDHPELSGHDGERSYKVTASRAIQRLSDPRIIDLETIRADIVLSADESAEIIALKGTYNNAAETLRLYEGIQLEWSEGYTVDLSEVQVDLNNGALSTSEPISIRSDQGHVVAGKLSYDQNKGLVRFSDGIKMTLNPAAEDGNQ; encoded by the coding sequence ATGGTGCGCATATTACGCTGGCTGCTACCGGGAATAGGTCTTCTTATCCTCGGGGGGATGGTCGCACTTGTGGTGTTGTTCAATTTTCTGAACAGTTTTGGCGCTGCCAACATGATGCTGACCAGCGAAGGTCTGGTGATGGATCACCCTGAGCTCTCAGGGCATGATGGCGAGCGCTCTTACAAGGTGACCGCAAGCAGAGCGATACAACGGTTGAGCGACCCCCGGATCATCGATCTTGAGACAATACGCGCCGATATCGTGCTGAGCGCTGATGAAAGCGCGGAAATCATCGCCTTGAAAGGCACCTACAACAACGCAGCGGAAACGCTGCGCCTTTATGAGGGTATCCAGCTGGAGTGGAGCGAAGGCTACACAGTGGATCTCTCGGAAGTACAAGTGGACCTGAACAACGGCGCCCTGTCCACATCGGAGCCCATCTCTATCCGTTCCGACCAGGGTCACGTTGTTGCCGGTAAGCTTTCTTATGATCAGAACAAGGGTCTCGTCCGGTTTTCGGACGGCATTAAAATGACGCTCAATCCGGCTGCTGAGGACGGGAACCAATGA
- the rpoN gene encoding RNA polymerase factor sigma-54 translates to MAISTKLEMRQSQSLIMTPQLMQAIKLLQMSNLDLVAYVEAELERNPLLEKGEGEPGEQGTSSEPVQENASDASASTSDGFDGATEEPNSGDWMQSDLETGSEAIASRMDTDLGNVFPDEPGVPASPDPALLKAGDSYKNVSSGGASEDYNLEAFVADEASLGTTLEEQMNLALSDEADKLIAGHLINSLDENGYLYIDLGEAAEQLGVDIARIESVLAVLQTFEPAGVFARGLAECLKLQLIDKNRFDPAMEALIENIELLAKRDLAGLKKICGVDDEDLVEMIAEIRALDPKPGSVFGSSLVQPVVPDVFVKKANDGTWTVELNSDTLPKVLVNQTYYARIVKTAREETEKEYLTESLQTANWLAKSLDQRAKTILKVSTEIVRQQDGFLTYGIEHLRPLNLKTIAEAIGMHESTVSRVTSNKYMATSRGIFELKYFFSSAISATVGGDAHSAESVRHRIKQMIDAEDPKSILSDDTIVKILKDDGVDIARRTVAKYREAMKIGSSVQRRREKNVRL, encoded by the coding sequence ATGGCCATTTCAACAAAGCTGGAGATGCGACAAAGCCAGTCGCTGATCATGACGCCGCAGCTGATGCAGGCGATCAAGCTTTTGCAGATGTCCAACCTAGATCTCGTTGCCTACGTCGAAGCCGAACTGGAACGAAACCCGCTTTTAGAAAAAGGTGAAGGCGAACCAGGCGAACAGGGGACTTCCTCCGAACCGGTTCAGGAAAACGCTTCCGACGCCAGCGCCAGCACTTCGGATGGGTTTGACGGGGCAACTGAGGAGCCAAATAGCGGCGACTGGATGCAAAGCGACCTTGAAACAGGCTCTGAAGCTATTGCCTCTCGCATGGACACTGACCTCGGCAACGTTTTTCCAGATGAACCTGGTGTTCCGGCCTCTCCGGATCCGGCTCTACTCAAAGCTGGCGACAGTTACAAAAACGTGAGCAGCGGCGGTGCTTCGGAAGACTATAACCTGGAGGCATTTGTTGCCGATGAAGCGTCTCTCGGCACAACACTCGAAGAGCAGATGAACCTTGCTCTCAGTGACGAGGCAGACAAACTCATCGCCGGTCACCTGATCAACTCCCTGGATGAAAACGGCTATCTTTATATTGACCTTGGTGAAGCCGCCGAGCAACTCGGCGTTGATATTGCGCGGATCGAGAGCGTGCTTGCCGTGCTTCAGACATTTGAGCCTGCAGGGGTGTTTGCACGGGGTCTCGCCGAGTGCCTGAAACTGCAGCTGATCGACAAGAACAGGTTCGATCCGGCCATGGAAGCGCTGATTGAGAACATTGAACTGCTCGCCAAGCGTGACCTTGCGGGCCTGAAGAAAATCTGCGGCGTAGATGACGAAGATCTCGTTGAGATGATCGCCGAGATCCGTGCGCTGGACCCCAAGCCGGGAAGCGTATTTGGTTCTTCTCTGGTTCAACCGGTCGTACCGGACGTCTTCGTCAAAAAGGCAAATGACGGCACCTGGACGGTGGAACTGAATTCCGACACCTTGCCGAAGGTCCTCGTCAACCAGACCTACTATGCACGGATCGTCAAAACTGCACGGGAAGAGACGGAAAAGGAATACCTGACGGAATCGCTGCAGACCGCCAACTGGCTGGCCAAAAGCCTCGACCAACGGGCAAAGACGATCTTGAAGGTATCGACGGAAATCGTTCGTCAACAGGACGGGTTTCTGACCTATGGCATTGAACATCTGCGCCCGCTCAACCTGAAGACCATCGCAGAAGCGATCGGAATGCATGAATCGACCGTTAGCCGTGTGACGTCCAACAAGTACATGGCGACTTCGAGAGGCATTTTTGAACTGAAGTATTTCTTCTCCTCTGCGATCTCCGCAACAGTTGGCGGCGATGCCCATTCCGCCGAATCTGTCCGTCACAGAATCAAGCAGATGATTGACGCAGAAGACCCGAAATCGATCCTTTCCGACGATACGATTGTCAAAATTCTGAAGGATGACGGCGTCGACATTGCCCGCCGGACGGTGGCCAAGTATCGCGAGGCGATGAAAATCGGCTCGTCGGTACAAAGGCGGCGCGAGAAAAATGTCAGGCTATGA
- a CDS encoding zinc-dependent alcohol dehydrogenase → MANERGLYFMTGDPLVTAVTRAPRALWYAGREQCSLEGVTTEALRPGDVRIQTLFSGVSRGTEGLVFRGEVPGSEWQRMRAPFQEGEFPFPVKYGYANVGRVLEGDPTLEGRIVFSLFPHQSDFTLPSGYCAPIPDAVSAERAVLAANMETALNAIWDGKPSPGDHICVVGAGVVGLLTAYVASRLPGSVVTIIDTNGERSAIAEVLGFEFALPDAAPANQDLVFHTSASAAGLETALKACGDGASVVEMSWYGAKGVQAPLGADFHCRRLKLISSQVGTIPVDRQARWSYRRRLETALHLLQDPVLDALISHRIRFDDLPDKLPDLLNKASDVLAALVVYDGAND, encoded by the coding sequence ATGGCGAATGAGAGGGGACTTTATTTCATGACGGGCGATCCGCTGGTGACCGCGGTCACACGTGCGCCAAGAGCGCTTTGGTATGCTGGTCGAGAGCAGTGTTCGCTCGAGGGAGTGACGACGGAGGCCTTGCGACCGGGTGACGTTCGTATTCAAACTCTCTTTAGCGGCGTCAGTCGCGGCACAGAAGGACTGGTCTTCCGAGGCGAGGTGCCTGGAAGCGAATGGCAGCGTATGCGCGCGCCCTTTCAGGAAGGAGAATTTCCGTTCCCCGTCAAATATGGATATGCCAATGTCGGCAGGGTTCTGGAAGGCGATCCCACGCTTGAGGGGCGTATCGTTTTTTCGCTCTTTCCACATCAAAGCGATTTCACTCTTCCATCCGGTTACTGTGCTCCCATTCCTGACGCTGTCAGCGCGGAGCGGGCGGTTCTCGCCGCCAATATGGAAACGGCACTTAACGCTATATGGGACGGAAAACCATCACCTGGGGATCACATCTGCGTGGTTGGCGCGGGAGTTGTCGGTCTTTTGACTGCATACGTTGCATCTCGTTTGCCCGGATCAGTGGTCACGATTATCGACACCAATGGCGAGCGGTCTGCCATAGCCGAAGTACTTGGATTTGAGTTTGCTTTGCCGGATGCCGCGCCGGCCAACCAGGATCTTGTGTTTCACACAAGCGCATCCGCTGCCGGCCTTGAAACGGCGTTGAAGGCCTGTGGCGATGGTGCCTCTGTTGTCGAAATGAGCTGGTATGGGGCCAAAGGCGTTCAGGCACCGTTGGGTGCCGATTTTCATTGTCGCCGGTTAAAACTCATCTCAAGCCAGGTCGGAACCATTCCGGTGGACCGGCAGGCACGCTGGTCTTACCGGCGCCGCCTGGAGACGGCGCTCCATTTGCTTCAAGATCCGGTGCTGGACGCGCTGATAAGCCATCGTATAAGGTTTGACGACCTGCCTGATAAGCTTCCCGATTTGTTGAACAAAGCGTCAGATGTGCTGGCTGCGCTCGTCGTTTATGACGGTGCAAACGACTAA
- a CDS encoding LptA/OstA family protein yields the protein MKSLKLFAIAAVSVLFASAAGAQTFSDAFAGFGSNDGQPIEIEASELRVEDNNSTATFVGDVVVTQGETSLKTERLKVFYAGSASDTTNESAVQQKISRLEAAGGVYIASKDQTAKGDAASFDMNREIMVMTGREVVLSQGPNVVVGNKLTVNLKTGQANLTAGQGNVSAESGGGSGRVKVRILPNSVEGN from the coding sequence ATGAAATCTCTCAAACTATTCGCGATCGCTGCTGTGTCCGTGCTCTTCGCCAGCGCAGCAGGGGCGCAGACTTTTTCCGACGCTTTTGCCGGGTTCGGGTCGAACGACGGACAGCCCATTGAGATTGAAGCAAGTGAACTTCGGGTGGAAGACAACAACAGCACTGCGACATTTGTTGGCGATGTGGTTGTTACCCAGGGGGAAACAAGCCTCAAAACGGAGCGGCTAAAGGTCTTTTATGCGGGCTCTGCGAGTGACACGACAAATGAATCGGCCGTCCAGCAGAAGATCTCGCGTCTGGAGGCCGCAGGTGGTGTCTATATCGCCTCCAAGGATCAAACGGCAAAGGGCGATGCGGCGAGTTTCGATATGAACCGCGAAATTATGGTCATGACCGGCCGGGAAGTTGTGCTCAGTCAAGGGCCTAACGTTGTGGTTGGCAACAAGCTGACAGTCAATTTGAAAACGGGTCAGGCGAACCTGACCGCCGGTCAGGGCAACGTATCGGCGGAAAGCGGCGGCGGAAGCGGCCGGGTGAAGGTCCGAATTCTACCTAACAGCGTAGAAGGCAATTGA
- the lptB gene encoding LPS export ABC transporter ATP-binding protein encodes MTVGAPGQRGEHEDLSRSLVVDGIGKTYGRRQVVKYVSLTVKPGEAVGLLGPNGAGKTTTFYMITGLIRPDQGQISLEGFNITRMPMYRRARLGIGYLPQEASIFRGLTVEENIRAVLEVIEPNRQKRREELDSLLAEFGLTHLRKSPSIALSGGERRRVEIARALASRPSFMLLDEPFAGIDPIAVGDIQQLVRHLTQRGIGVLITDHNVRETLGLIDRAYIIAAGEVLTEGLPQEIVTNPDVRRLYLGEQFTL; translated from the coding sequence TTGACGGTTGGCGCACCGGGGCAGCGTGGTGAGCACGAGGATCTCTCCCGTTCACTGGTGGTAGACGGGATAGGCAAGACCTATGGCCGTCGTCAGGTGGTCAAATATGTGAGCTTGACTGTCAAGCCGGGGGAAGCGGTGGGTCTTCTCGGTCCGAACGGTGCGGGCAAGACTACGACCTTTTATATGATCACAGGGCTGATCCGGCCTGATCAGGGCCAGATTTCCCTTGAAGGCTTCAACATCACCCGGATGCCGATGTATCGGCGCGCGCGTCTCGGCATCGGATATCTGCCGCAGGAAGCATCCATTTTCCGGGGGTTGACTGTTGAGGAAAACATCCGGGCCGTTCTTGAGGTGATTGAGCCAAACCGGCAGAAACGGCGCGAAGAGCTGGACTCTCTGTTGGCGGAATTCGGCCTGACACACTTGCGCAAATCACCCAGTATAGCGTTGTCAGGTGGTGAGCGCCGGCGTGTTGAAATTGCACGCGCACTGGCGAGCCGCCCATCCTTCATGTTGCTTGATGAGCCTTTCGCGGGTATTGACCCGATCGCTGTTGGCGACATTCAGCAGCTTGTGCGGCATCTGACACAGCGCGGCATCGGTGTCTTGATCACCGACCACAATGTTCGCGAAACGCTCGGTCTGATCGACCGCGCTTATATTATCGCTGCAGGCGAAGTGCTTACAGAAGGCCTGCCGCAGGAAATTGTCACCAATCCTGATGTCCGCAGGCTCTATTTGGGTGAACAATTTACGCTTTGA